In the genome of Campylobacter sp. MG1, one region contains:
- a CDS encoding HIT family protein — protein sequence MIYENSFCYIKRHESSIPWLEIHAKDGYKELSDNEEISLKIFKLAILIEKEMIKFYNPTKINHASFANYLPKAHWHIMARFSDDGFYPESMWGIRQNDGKDYSKDFDKFINILLDEVKKQGF from the coding sequence ATGATTTATGAAAATAGTTTTTGCTATATTAAACGCCATGAGAGTTCTATTCCGTGGCTAGAAATTCATGCAAAAGATGGATATAAAGAACTTAGTGATAATGAAGAAATAAGTTTAAAAATCTTTAAATTAGCTATTCTTATAGAAAAAGAAATGATTAAATTTTATAATCCAACTAAGATTAATCATGCATCGTTTGCAAATTACTTGCCTAAAGCTCACTGGCATATAATGGCTAGATTTAGTGATGATGGATTTTATCCTGAAAGTATGTGGGGAATTAGACAAAATGATGGCAAGGACTATAGTAAAGATTTTGATAAATTTATAAATATTTTATTAGATGAGGTTAAAAAACAAGGCTTTTAA
- a CDS encoding metal ABC transporter permease: MMEYLKFDFIQNAILATILVSIACGIIGSLVFTNRLVAMVGGISHAAYGGLGISLYFGINTMLSSLGFVVFCAILIAYLSKNYQNQDAVIGVVWAFGMSVGILLSDLSPNSNTIIFSYLFGAIVAVENIDLITMFIANIVFILMTIIFYKQLVGVSVDKEFCQVCGVNANFIYYMLIVASAVCIVISLRVVGMVLILALLCIPSYISSMFCSSLASMMISSSILSLIFCLGGLILSVAYALSSGACIIMLACFGFAIAYLIKILKNKA, translated from the coding sequence ATTATGGAATATCTAAAATTTGATTTTATACAAAATGCGATATTAGCTACAATTTTAGTTAGTATTGCATGTGGGATAATTGGCTCGTTAGTTTTTACCAATCGTCTTGTAGCAATGGTAGGTGGAATTTCTCACGCTGCTTATGGTGGGCTTGGAATTTCTTTATATTTTGGAATAAATACAATGCTAAGCTCCTTAGGGTTTGTAGTGTTTTGTGCTATTTTAATAGCATATTTATCAAAAAATTATCAAAATCAAGATGCTGTAATAGGCGTAGTATGGGCATTTGGAATGAGTGTTGGAATATTACTTAGCGATTTAAGCCCAAATTCAAATACTATAATTTTTAGCTATTTATTCGGTGCCATTGTGGCTGTTGAAAATATTGATTTAATAACAATGTTTATCGCTAATATTGTATTTATACTAATGACAATTATTTTTTATAAACAATTAGTTGGTGTTAGTGTTGATAAGGAATTTTGTCAAGTTTGTGGTGTAAATGCAAATTTTATCTATTATATGCTAATCGTTGCTTCAGCTGTTTGTATAGTAATTAGCTTAAGAGTTGTTGGAATGGTCTTAATTTTAGCCTTGCTTTGTATCCCAAGTTATATTTCGTCAATGTTTTGTAGTAGTTTAGCTAGTATGATGATAAGTTCAAGTATTTTATCACTTATTTTTTGTCTAGGTGGATTAATTTTAAGTGTAGCTTATGCCCTTAGTAGCGGTGCTTGTATCATTATGTTAGCTTGTTTTGGTTTTGCTATTGCATACTTAATAAAAATATTAAAAAACAAAGCTTAA
- a CDS encoding metal ABC transporter ATP-binding protein yields MIKIENVNFSYSNQLVLENINYEIEKNDFAGIIGANGGGKSTMLKLILGILKPNSGKITINAKKTSYVPQAHKINPTFPISVIDLVLTGKLNKFAFFFSSKQDKLEATKCLELVGMKDYVNKKFTNLSGGQQQRVLIARAILSGCDLLLLDEPTASIDAKGQIEIFELLKKLNDNGICILCVCHDVMLLSSYANKIINIQKTCYIHNDICGIDKNRLLHLANHKEHLCELELWKNYGISKI; encoded by the coding sequence ATGATAAAAATAGAAAATGTAAATTTCTCATACTCAAATCAATTAGTATTAGAAAACATTAATTACGAGATAGAAAAAAACGATTTTGCTGGAATTATTGGTGCTAATGGTGGTGGTAAAAGCACAATGTTAAAACTAATATTAGGTATATTAAAACCTAATAGCGGAAAAATTACTATAAATGCAAAAAAAACAAGCTATGTCCCTCAAGCACACAAAATAAACCCAACATTTCCTATTAGCGTAATTGATTTAGTTTTAACTGGAAAATTAAATAAATTTGCTTTCTTTTTTTCATCAAAGCAAGATAAACTTGAAGCAACAAAGTGTTTAGAATTAGTAGGAATGAAAGATTATGTCAATAAAAAATTTACAAATCTTAGCGGTGGTCAGCAACAACGCGTATTAATAGCTAGAGCAATCTTAAGTGGCTGTGATTTGTTATTATTAGATGAACCAACTGCTAGTATTGACGCTAAAGGACAAATTGAAATTTTTGAATTATTAAAAAAATTAAATGATAATGGAATTTGTATTCTTTGTGTATGTCATGATGTAATGTTGCTTAGCTCATATGCAAATAAAATAATAAATATACAAAAAACCTGTTACATTCATAATGATATTTGTGGAATTGATAAAAATCGCTTATTACATTTAGCAAATCATAAAGAACATTTATGTGAATTAGAACTATGGAAAAATTATGGAATATCTAAAATTTGA